One stretch of Helicobacter jaachi DNA includes these proteins:
- a CDS encoding ferritin-like domain-containing protein — MNDFFTLCLEAQEASNIESKLALMQVLRQNGQMLLERITFVDSQSLHTPKMPSYATFCTITHPTKIRRPKHLKSIQSVAKVLHSIVHIEYSAIDLALDALYRFRHMPLEYYSDWLSVALQEAEHFELLRTCLQSLGYEYGDFPVHTQLFDAQVATPHLYERMALLHRGLEANGLDANPFVTSKIATFEHSVTPHILSSLHIILRDEIEHVKKGDRWWRYASSNATPEKFIAILKKFNYLCQMPKILNIDARLAAGFSLEELNLISGVKSHGQG, encoded by the coding sequence ATGAATGATTTTTTTACCCTTTGCCTTGAGGCTCAAGAAGCAAGCAATATAGAATCTAAGCTTGCTTTAATGCAAGTTTTGCGCCAAAATGGGCAAATGCTGCTAGAGCGCATAACTTTTGTGGATTCTCAATCGCTCCATACGCCCAAAATGCCATCCTATGCTACATTTTGCACTATCACTCACCCCACTAAAATCCGCCGCCCTAAACATCTTAAAAGCATTCAATCTGTGGCAAAAGTGCTGCATTCTATCGTGCATATTGAGTATAGCGCGATTGATTTAGCCCTTGATGCGCTCTATCGTTTTAGACATATGCCTTTGGAGTATTATAGTGATTGGCTAAGTGTGGCACTGCAGGAGGCAGAGCATTTTGAGCTTTTGCGCACTTGCTTGCAATCGCTTGGCTATGAGTATGGCGATTTCCCTGTGCATACGCAGCTTTTTGACGCGCAAGTGGCTACACCTCATTTGTACGAGCGAATGGCTCTTTTGCATCGTGGTTTAGAGGCAAATGGGCTTGATGCTAATCCCTTTGTTACGAGTAAAATAGCCACTTTTGAGCATAGTGTAACGCCTCATATCCTCTCATCTTTACATATTATTTTGCGCGATGAGATAGAGCATGTCAAAAAAGGCGATAGATGGTGGAGATATGCTAGCTCAAATGCCACGCCAGAAAAGTTTATAGCCATTCTTAAAAAGTTTAACTATCTATGTCAAATGCCAAAGATTCTAAACATAGACGCAAGGCTTGCCGCGGGATTTAGTTTAGAAGAATTAAATCTTATAAGTGGAGTTAAATCTCATGGGCAGGGCTAA
- a CDS encoding MerR family transcriptional regulator, with product MAYTIKEVEKKTGISAHTIRFWAKEGLFPYVERGGAASVRYFSDKDLEWVAIVHCLRRGGLSIEAIKHYVHLCLMGDETLEQRLEIMQAQREETLKIIESYQNALDKLDCKVRFYKDAIAKRDRDVYNPAKDNNALSDYFERVQGYENFDKNMAKKIAN from the coding sequence ATGGCTTATACGATTAAAGAAGTGGAGAAAAAAACAGGTATTTCAGCCCATACGATTAGATTTTGGGCTAAAGAGGGGCTATTTCCTTATGTTGAGCGTGGTGGTGCAGCGAGCGTGCGCTACTTTAGTGATAAAGATTTAGAGTGGGTGGCTATCGTGCATTGCTTGCGCAGAGGTGGGCTAAGCATTGAGGCAATCAAACATTATGTGCATTTGTGCCTTATGGGCGATGAGACTTTAGAGCAGCGGCTTGAAATTATGCAGGCGCAACGGGAGGAGACATTAAAAATTATAGAATCTTACCAAAATGCCCTTGATAAGCTTGACTGCAAGGTGAGATTCTATAAAGATGCTATCGCAAAGCGTGATAGAGATGTCTATAATCCTGCAAAGGATAATAACGCGCTAAGTGATTACTTTGAGCGAGTGCAGGGCTATGAAAATTTTGATAAAAATATGGCAAAAAAGATTGCCAACTAA
- a CDS encoding glutamate-5-semialdehyde dehydrogenase, whose protein sequence is MKQMMKDMLNRAKESSNALITLSEDRRNAVLRSMADEIEAQSAFICAQNAKDVQKAHHLPINMQKRLELNDKKVRAMADSIRDIALLPAVVGQVMRQWTNKAGLEIKQISVPLGVIGVIYESRPNVTSDVAALCFKSGNVCVLKGGKEAYQSNLAIYKALQCALEKHALPKHCISMIEDTSREAVLEFVKMDAYVDLLIPRGGEGLIEFVKHNATIPIIKHDKGVCHTYIHKSASLRMAEEIILNAKLGYPAACNACECVLLDKALVETFLPHLLNVLHKNDVRVMFEDATWLTKYGAQGDDLAIYEKEWGDKIINLKVVNGIDEALAHIARFGSKHSESIIASDEQASTRFMQEVDAACVYLNASTRFSDGGEFGFGAEVGISTSKFHARGPMGIESLRSYKYCIYGNGQVR, encoded by the coding sequence ATGAAGCAAATGATGAAAGATATGCTTAACAGAGCCAAAGAAAGCTCAAATGCGCTCATTACTTTAAGCGAGGATAGGCGTAATGCTGTGCTTAGGAGTATGGCAGATGAGATTGAGGCTCAAAGTGCCTTTATTTGCGCGCAAAATGCTAAAGATGTGCAAAAAGCCCACCATTTGCCCATAAATATGCAAAAAAGACTTGAATTAAATGACAAAAAAGTGCGCGCTATGGCGGATTCTATCCGCGATATTGCGCTTTTGCCCGCTGTGGTAGGGCAGGTGATGAGGCAATGGACGAATAAAGCAGGTTTAGAGATTAAGCAAATAAGCGTGCCACTTGGGGTAATTGGCGTGATTTATGAATCTCGCCCTAATGTTACAAGCGATGTTGCCGCGCTGTGCTTTAAAAGCGGAAATGTGTGTGTGCTTAAAGGCGGAAAAGAGGCTTATCAATCAAATTTGGCTATTTATAAAGCCTTGCAGTGCGCACTAGAGAAGCATGCTCTTCCAAAGCACTGCATAAGCATGATAGAGGATACTTCGCGCGAGGCGGTGTTGGAGTTTGTTAAAATGGACGCATATGTGGATTTGCTCATACCTCGCGGGGGTGAGGGACTTATTGAGTTTGTGAAGCACAATGCCACTATTCCTATCATCAAGCACGATAAAGGCGTGTGCCATACTTATATCCATAAAAGCGCGTCTTTGCGCATGGCAGAGGAAATTATCCTTAATGCAAAGCTAGGCTATCCTGCGGCGTGTAATGCGTGCGAATGTGTGCTACTTGATAAAGCATTGGTTGAGACATTTTTACCACATTTGCTTAATGTGCTGCATAAAAACGATGTGCGCGTGATGTTTGAAGATGCGACATGGCTTACTAAATATGGCGCGCAGGGCGATGATTTAGCCATATATGAAAAAGAGTGGGGCGATAAGATTATTAATCTTAAGGTGGTGAATGGCATAGATGAGGCATTAGCCCATATTGCGCGCTTTGGTTCAAAGCATTCAGAATCTATAATTGCCAGTGATGAGCAAGCCTCCACGCGCTTTATGCAAGAAGTTGATGCGGCATGCGTGTATCTTAATGCTTCTACGCGCTTTAGTGATGGTGGGGAGTTTGGCTTTGGCGCGGAGGTTGGCATATCTACTTCTAAGTTTCATGCGCGCGGTCCTATGGGGATAGAATCCTTGCGAAGTTATAAATATTGTATCTATGGTAATGGGCAGGTGCGTTAA
- a CDS encoding sugar transporter, with the protein MRASAPFKTWLPVVSLSCAAFVFNTSEFVPIGLLNAIASDFHMSEAHAGLLVSIYAWVVALFSLPLMLLCSRVELKRLMLCVIALFTLSHFLSAFSSGYYMLMVSRIGVALSHSLFWSIASPMAVNVAPKGKQSMALGFIITGTSLAMVAGLPLGRVIGLYIDWRTTFGVIGVFALLIGILFYVVFPTIEPLQTSHPTQNPLDSKHRHAAWAANLLMLIKNEKFLRICFLTMIFITAHFTAYTYIEPLLAQVSGFSDGAITFVLVLFGLMGIISSVLFSKYYDRFHKYFVFGCLFGLWISFGGLYLIESYKIAVIMLCAFWGMCIMFFGLVFQSQTIAISKEASMIAMSIYSGIYNVGIASGAMIGGAVVNHLGIAYVGLAASLLALLAGLYFVFKMPFARVFNRWTNEN; encoded by the coding sequence ATGCGAGCAAGTGCGCCTTTTAAAACTTGGCTGCCTGTAGTGTCTCTCTCATGTGCGGCGTTTGTGTTTAATACTTCGGAATTTGTGCCTATTGGGCTTTTGAACGCTATTGCGAGTGATTTTCATATGAGTGAGGCGCACGCAGGGCTGCTTGTTAGCATTTATGCGTGGGTGGTGGCTTTGTTTTCTTTGCCTTTAATGCTTTTATGCTCGCGTGTGGAGTTAAAAAGGCTTATGCTTTGCGTGATTGCACTTTTTACGCTTTCTCATTTTCTTTCTGCGTTTTCTAGCGGCTATTATATGCTTATGGTTTCGCGTATTGGCGTAGCACTCTCTCATTCGCTTTTTTGGTCTATTGCCTCGCCTATGGCTGTGAATGTCGCGCCAAAAGGCAAGCAAAGTATGGCTCTAGGCTTTATAATTACTGGCACTTCGCTTGCTATGGTTGCTGGGCTGCCGCTTGGGCGAGTGATTGGGCTATATATTGATTGGCGCACGACTTTTGGCGTTATTGGCGTGTTTGCGCTGCTCATTGGTATTTTGTTTTATGTCGTTTTTCCTACTATTGAGCCTTTGCAGACTTCGCACCCTACGCAAAATCCGCTAGATTCTAAACATAGGCATGCTGCGTGGGCGGCTAATCTCTTAATGCTTATTAAAAATGAAAAGTTTTTAAGAATCTGCTTTTTGACTATGATTTTTATCACTGCGCATTTTACAGCTTACACCTACATAGAGCCGCTTTTAGCGCAAGTAAGCGGCTTTAGCGATGGTGCTATCACTTTTGTGCTTGTGCTTTTTGGGCTTATGGGCATAATATCTAGCGTGCTTTTTTCAAAATACTATGATAGATTCCATAAATATTTTGTTTTTGGCTGTTTGTTTGGGCTGTGGATTAGCTTTGGTGGGCTATATTTGATAGAATCTTATAAAATAGCAGTAATTATGCTTTGTGCATTTTGGGGAATGTGTATTATGTTTTTTGGGCTGGTGTTTCAGTCTCAAACCATTGCCATATCCAAAGAGGCAAGCATGATAGCTATGTCAATTTACTCTGGCATTTATAATGTCGGCATAGCTAGCGGAGCGATGATTGGCGGCGCTGTGGTTAATCACCTTGGCATAGCGTATGTGGGCTTAGCAGCCAGCCTTTTGGCTTTATTAGCTGGGCTTTATTTTGTGTTTAAAATGCCCTTTGCAAGGGTGTTTAATAGATGGACAAATGAGAATTAA
- the panB gene encoding 3-methyl-2-oxobutanoate hydroxymethyltransferase: MLDKKLTLNAFKAKKNKEKIAAITAYDALMAHIFDGRVDMILVGDSLKMSFGGECSTLGASVGEMIYHAKAVSHAVKKSFLIADMPFGSYSSKEVALKNALRFYKSCEIDALKLEVGADKLEVVRALCDEGMAIMAHIGLKPQFMRFDGGFKVKGKSEAEAQSLIDLARNLQEVGVFGLLIEGVVSEVASKITQSVSIPTIGIGAGGGCDGQILVWSDAFGFFDTFKPKFVRHYLNGKELLQGALDSYVRDVKNGAFPSESESY, encoded by the coding sequence ATGCTAGATAAAAAACTCACACTAAATGCCTTTAAAGCGAAAAAAAATAAAGAAAAAATCGCGGCTATCACGGCGTATGACGCTCTTATGGCGCATATTTTTGATGGGCGCGTGGATATGATTTTGGTTGGCGATAGCCTAAAAATGAGCTTTGGTGGGGAGTGCAGCACGCTTGGTGCGAGTGTGGGCGAGATGATTTATCACGCAAAGGCGGTAAGTCACGCGGTAAAAAAGTCCTTTCTTATCGCGGATATGCCCTTTGGCAGCTATTCTAGCAAGGAAGTCGCGCTAAAAAACGCGCTTAGATTCTATAAATCTTGCGAGATTGACGCGCTAAAACTCGAGGTGGGGGCGGATAAACTTGAAGTCGTGCGTGCGCTGTGCGATGAGGGAATGGCGATAATGGCGCACATTGGGCTAAAGCCGCAGTTTATGCGATTTGATGGGGGCTTTAAGGTGAAGGGCAAAAGTGAGGCAGAGGCGCAAAGTCTCATTGATTTGGCGCGAAATTTGCAGGAAGTGGGCGTGTTTGGCTTGCTGATTGAAGGCGTGGTAAGTGAAGTGGCAAGTAAAATTACGCAAAGCGTTAGCATTCCTACCATTGGCATAGGCGCTGGGGGCGGCTGTGATGGGCAGATTCTAGTGTGGAGCGATGCGTTTGGATTTTTTGATACTTTTAAGCCAAAATTTGTGCGCCATTATCTAAATGGCAAAGAGCTGCTGCAAGGCGCGCTAGATTCTTATGTGAGAGATGTGAAAAATGGGGCTTTTCCAAGTGAGAGCGAGAGTTATTAG